A stretch of the Candidatus Palauibacter australiensis genome encodes the following:
- a CDS encoding asparagine synthetase B, with the protein MKAATKRPGVRLRLLLAGLALLAGASGLGAQLLVPMDREQENHLKAYGYAFGILSEGQSAEWLLNYRAGSFLVSDVPSNRRRAALMGVTVETLDGSDVARIRREIETRNMETVPLEKAPTIAVYTPPNSSPWDDAVTMALEYAEIPYERIWDREVLSEELENFEWLHLHHEDFTGQYSKFYLTYASAAWLQEEVARNEAVARELGYPNVPALKKAVAARLRSYIEGGGFLFAMCTATETLELALAAAETDIAASFADGSPPDAAASDKLRWSAALAFRDAVLVTDPTLSAFSDIDGHQVNTPWRVDLGSFSLFEFSAKFDPVPAMLTQNHRRVLPDFYGLTTTFRRERLQPGVTVLAEEDARGRVKYLHGSFGEGTFTYLGGHDPEDPRHLIGDAPTDLDLHRHSAGYRLILNNVLFPAAKKKKLIT; encoded by the coding sequence ATGAAGGCCGCGACGAAACGACCCGGCGTTCGGCTCCGCCTCCTGCTGGCGGGGCTCGCCTTGCTGGCGGGCGCATCGGGACTGGGCGCCCAGCTTCTCGTCCCCATGGACCGCGAACAGGAAAACCACCTCAAGGCCTACGGGTATGCGTTCGGCATCCTCTCCGAGGGTCAGTCGGCCGAATGGCTCCTGAATTACCGCGCCGGGTCCTTCCTTGTGTCGGACGTGCCGTCCAACCGCCGGCGCGCTGCGCTCATGGGCGTGACCGTGGAAACGCTCGACGGTTCCGACGTGGCGAGGATCCGCCGCGAGATCGAGACGCGGAACATGGAGACCGTGCCCCTGGAGAAGGCGCCCACGATCGCGGTCTACACGCCGCCCAACAGTTCGCCATGGGACGATGCCGTGACGATGGCGCTCGAGTACGCCGAGATCCCCTATGAGCGGATCTGGGACCGGGAGGTGCTTTCCGAGGAACTCGAGAACTTCGAATGGCTGCACCTCCACCACGAGGATTTCACGGGACAGTATTCGAAGTTCTACCTGACGTACGCTTCCGCGGCCTGGCTGCAGGAGGAAGTCGCCCGCAACGAGGCGGTCGCCCGCGAACTCGGGTATCCGAATGTCCCGGCTCTGAAGAAGGCCGTCGCGGCCCGGCTCCGGAGCTACATCGAGGGCGGCGGTTTCCTGTTCGCGATGTGTACGGCGACGGAAACGCTGGAACTGGCCCTCGCCGCGGCGGAGACCGACATCGCCGCCTCGTTCGCGGATGGTTCGCCCCCCGATGCCGCGGCGAGCGACAAGCTCCGCTGGTCGGCTGCGCTCGCCTTCCGCGATGCCGTGCTCGTGACGGACCCCACGCTCAGTGCCTTCAGCGATATCGACGGGCACCAGGTGAACACCCCGTGGAGGGTCGATCTCGGCAGCTTCTCGCTGTTCGAGTTCAGCGCCAAGTTCGATCCGGTTCCCGCCATGCTCACCCAGAACCATCGGCGCGTGCTGCCCGACTTCTACGGCCTCACGACGACGTTCCGGAGGGAACGCCTTCAGCCCGGGGTCACCGTGCTTGCGGAGGAGGATGCGCGCGGACGTGTGAAGTACCTCCACGGAAGCTTCGGCGAAGGCACGTTCACGTACCTCGGAGGGCACGACCCGGAAGATCCCCGCCATCTGATCGGCGACGCCCCGACGGACCTGGACCTCCATCGGCATTCCGCCGGCTATCGGTTGATCCTCAACAACGTCCTCTTTCCGGCCGCGAAGAAGAAGAAGCTGATCACATGA
- a CDS encoding Ig-like domain-containing protein, producing the protein MAFLIMLACAREMPPPGARPDEVPPHIVRIRPAPDATVVDFDGALEIRFSEPVRIPNGLAREMFVSPMETYEAQTGFSDLRLRPEDGWRDSVAYCFTIPTDGINDLLRNGMEEPVEFCFSTGGEIPDTRVEGEVIDALTAQPLEEARVIFWAGPDSIPYGAISDSAGRFVTRGLPPGEYQAFGFVDRNRNMIPDRVLESYDSASVAASPETPTELRFVVVAPDTTPPLLARALVVGSETVQLEFDDYLLNPQPEEPGIAIRDSATNETLEIVASLIGSADEVTFPLDSAALADSIAAADSVATADSAAVADSAAIGDPAAVEAPSPDSAGAAASDSVAEEDPVLPSRFITVRLGAALDSGTYRVSVTGVVNLRGLTGGGDTSFVAEPEPPSADSAAAADSVAAADSTVAEGDSVVVEQDSVPPAPDSLDIPAIPPATAGAPPDTVGAPPDTVGVPPDTAGAPPDTVGAPPDTVGAPPDTVRRRA; encoded by the coding sequence ATGGCTTTCCTCATCATGCTGGCATGTGCGAGGGAGATGCCTCCGCCCGGTGCGCGGCCCGATGAGGTCCCGCCTCACATCGTCCGTATCCGTCCCGCGCCGGATGCGACGGTCGTCGACTTCGACGGGGCGCTCGAGATCCGTTTCAGCGAGCCCGTGCGGATACCGAACGGTCTCGCCAGGGAGATGTTCGTCAGCCCGATGGAGACGTATGAGGCCCAGACGGGATTCTCCGATCTGCGTCTCCGGCCGGAGGACGGGTGGCGGGACAGCGTCGCGTACTGCTTCACGATTCCGACCGATGGGATCAACGACCTTCTGCGCAACGGAATGGAAGAACCGGTCGAGTTCTGCTTTTCCACGGGAGGTGAGATCCCGGACACCCGGGTCGAGGGAGAGGTGATCGACGCGCTCACCGCGCAACCGCTGGAGGAGGCCCGCGTCATCTTCTGGGCCGGTCCGGATTCCATCCCGTACGGCGCGATCTCGGACAGCGCCGGCAGGTTCGTCACGCGCGGGTTGCCGCCGGGCGAGTACCAGGCCTTCGGTTTCGTCGACCGCAATCGCAACATGATTCCGGATCGCGTGCTGGAGTCCTACGACAGCGCGTCGGTGGCGGCATCGCCGGAGACGCCAACGGAGTTGAGGTTCGTCGTCGTGGCGCCGGATACGACGCCGCCGCTGCTGGCTCGCGCGCTCGTCGTGGGAAGCGAGACCGTGCAGCTCGAATTCGATGACTATCTACTCAATCCCCAACCGGAGGAGCCCGGTATCGCGATTCGGGACTCGGCGACGAACGAAACGCTGGAAATCGTGGCCAGCCTCATCGGTTCGGCCGATGAGGTGACGTTCCCTCTCGACTCCGCGGCGCTCGCGGACTCCATCGCGGCGGCGGACTCCGTCGCAACGGCGGATTCCGCGGCCGTCGCCGACTCGGCGGCGATCGGCGACCCCGCGGCGGTCGAGGCGCCGAGCCCGGATTCCGCCGGCGCCGCGGCCTCTGACTCCGTCGCGGAAGAGGATCCCGTGCTTCCGTCGAGGTTCATCACGGTGCGGCTCGGGGCGGCGCTCGACTCGGGGACATACCGGGTTTCTGTCACGGGCGTCGTGAACCTGCGCGGTCTCACGGGAGGCGGTGATACATCCTTTGTGGCCGAGCCCGAGCCCCCGTCCGCCGACTCGGCCGCGGCCGCCGACTCGGTCGCCGCAGCGGATTCGACGGTTGCCGAGGGCGATTCCGTCGTCGTGGAGCAGGATTCGGTGCCGCCGGCGCCCGACAGTCTCGACATACCGGCAATCCCGCCGGCCACGGCCGGGGCGCCGCCGGACACCGTTGGGGCGCCACCCGACACGGTCGGGGTGCCTCCGGACACGGCCGGAGCGCCGCCGGACACGGTCGGGGCGCCGCCGGACACGGTCGGGGCGCCGCCGGATACGGTGCGAAGGCGCGCATGA
- a CDS encoding valine--tRNA ligase: protein MGDAQPSTELSSRYDPAGLEGPMYERWVDTGLFHVPAADVERPYVIVIPPPNVTAALHMGHGLNNTLQDVLIRRRRMQGYDALWVPGTDHAGIATQNVVERQLRGDGLTRFDLGREAFVERVWEWVDEYGGRIIGQLRTIGCSCDWERTRFTLDEGLSNAVREVFVRLYEKDLIYRGRYIINWCPRCRTALSNEEAEHRDLDGKLYRLKYPLVGGGHVEVATTRPETMLGDTGLAVSPDDARYADLVGREAELPLVGRRLPIVADEHVDPEFGSGVVKVTPAHDPNDFEIGGRHGLEALDVMTDRGAMNDAVPEAYRGLDRFEARRRVVADLEAGGWLVGVEDHVHAVGRCYRCDTVVEPRLSLQWFVRMKPLAEPGLAAYESGELRFHPARFGRVYRNWMKNIRDWCISRQLWWGHRIPVWYCDVAGCDELVVSTEDPDDCPVCGGELRQDEDVLDTWFSSWLWPFSTLGWPERTGDLRSFYPTATLVTAPEILFFWVARMIMAGFEFMGELPFTDVLLNGTVRDHLGRRMSKSLGNGIDPLEVVELYGADAMRFTLVRGSPLGTDIQLDYENLEAAFRPGRNFANKMWNAARFALPHARWDDTRGAPEPTALADRWIRSRLARVAHEMDAAYEGYRLHEAAEAGHSFVWGDFCDWYLELAKPRLTGDRESAREVGHTLTLVMRGWLSLLHPIVPFVTEAIAARLPDAEAAGSLVTGPWPDCPENWIDPDAEAGIEALREFVGAVRTLRGEYGVEPGTRVRVRVTGASRALLSALAEEEESVARLAGLSGVERTAEGAGAASTDGAGAHAVLRSGGELFLPLEGVIDLDNERGRIRAELERTANLLARSRGKLENAGFLGNAPEEVIAREREKVTSLGEQRARLEEKLRSLRVGV, encoded by the coding sequence TTGGGTGACGCTCAACCGTCCACCGAACTTTCCTCCCGTTACGATCCCGCCGGGCTCGAAGGGCCGATGTACGAGCGCTGGGTCGACACGGGCCTGTTCCACGTTCCGGCCGCGGACGTCGAGCGGCCTTACGTGATCGTGATCCCCCCGCCGAACGTCACCGCCGCGCTGCACATGGGTCACGGGCTCAACAACACCCTGCAGGATGTCCTCATCCGCCGGCGGCGGATGCAGGGGTACGACGCTCTGTGGGTGCCGGGCACGGATCACGCCGGGATCGCCACGCAGAACGTCGTCGAGCGACAGTTGCGCGGAGATGGGCTCACCCGTTTCGACCTCGGCCGCGAGGCGTTCGTCGAGCGCGTCTGGGAGTGGGTCGACGAGTACGGGGGCCGGATCATCGGCCAGCTCCGCACCATCGGGTGTTCCTGCGATTGGGAGCGGACGCGGTTCACGCTCGACGAGGGACTCTCGAACGCGGTGCGCGAGGTCTTCGTCCGTCTCTATGAGAAGGACCTCATTTACCGCGGTCGCTACATCATCAACTGGTGTCCCCGCTGCCGGACGGCGCTCTCGAACGAGGAAGCGGAGCACCGCGACCTGGATGGCAAGCTCTACCGCCTGAAGTACCCTCTGGTGGGCGGCGGCCATGTGGAGGTCGCGACGACGCGGCCGGAGACGATGCTCGGCGACACGGGACTCGCGGTGTCTCCGGACGACGCGCGATACGCGGATCTCGTCGGCCGGGAGGCCGAACTGCCGCTGGTCGGACGGCGTCTCCCGATTGTGGCGGACGAACACGTGGACCCGGAATTCGGGTCGGGCGTGGTGAAGGTCACGCCCGCGCACGATCCGAACGATTTTGAGATCGGGGGGCGGCACGGACTCGAGGCGCTCGACGTGATGACGGATCGGGGGGCGATGAACGACGCCGTCCCGGAGGCCTACCGCGGCCTCGACCGCTTCGAGGCGCGCCGCCGCGTCGTGGCGGACCTCGAGGCGGGTGGCTGGCTCGTGGGCGTCGAGGACCATGTCCACGCCGTCGGGCGGTGCTATCGCTGCGACACCGTCGTCGAGCCCCGCCTGAGCCTCCAGTGGTTCGTGCGCATGAAGCCCCTCGCGGAGCCGGGGCTGGCGGCCTACGAGAGCGGGGAACTTCGCTTCCACCCCGCGCGATTCGGTCGCGTGTACCGCAACTGGATGAAGAACATCCGCGACTGGTGCATCAGCCGGCAACTGTGGTGGGGACACCGGATCCCCGTCTGGTACTGCGATGTCGCCGGCTGCGACGAGTTGGTCGTCTCCACCGAGGATCCGGACGACTGTCCCGTCTGCGGAGGGGAGCTGCGCCAGGATGAGGATGTGCTGGATACCTGGTTCAGTTCGTGGCTCTGGCCCTTCTCGACGCTGGGCTGGCCGGAACGCACCGGGGACCTCCGTTCGTTCTATCCCACGGCGACGCTCGTCACGGCGCCCGAGATCCTCTTCTTCTGGGTGGCCCGCATGATCATGGCGGGCTTCGAGTTCATGGGAGAGCTGCCGTTCACCGATGTCCTGCTGAACGGGACGGTTCGGGACCACCTCGGGCGGCGCATGTCGAAGTCTCTCGGGAACGGAATAGATCCTCTGGAAGTTGTTGAATTGTATGGCGCTGACGCCATGCGCTTCACACTCGTTCGAGGATCTCCGCTCGGAACGGACATCCAGCTGGACTACGAGAATCTTGAAGCCGCGTTCCGTCCGGGGCGGAACTTCGCGAACAAGATGTGGAATGCGGCGCGGTTTGCCTTGCCGCACGCGCGCTGGGACGACACGAGGGGCGCGCCGGAACCGACGGCGCTCGCGGACCGATGGATCAGGAGCCGCCTCGCACGGGTGGCGCACGAGATGGACGCCGCCTACGAAGGCTACCGTCTCCACGAGGCGGCGGAGGCCGGCCACTCGTTCGTGTGGGGAGATTTCTGCGACTGGTACCTGGAGCTGGCGAAGCCCCGGCTGACCGGGGATCGCGAGTCGGCCCGGGAGGTGGGACATACGCTGACGCTCGTGATGCGCGGCTGGCTCTCGCTCCTTCATCCGATCGTACCCTTCGTCACGGAGGCGATCGCGGCGAGGTTGCCCGACGCGGAAGCTGCGGGCTCGCTCGTCACGGGACCGTGGCCGGACTGCCCCGAGAACTGGATCGATCCCGACGCGGAAGCGGGGATTGAGGCGCTCCGGGAGTTCGTGGGGGCCGTCCGGACGCTGCGCGGGGAATACGGCGTGGAGCCGGGAACCCGCGTGCGGGTGAGGGTTACGGGTGCTTCGCGGGCCCTGCTGTCGGCCCTGGCCGAGGAGGAGGAGAGCGTCGCTCGTCTGGCGGGGTTGTCCGGGGTCGAGCGGACTGCGGAGGGCGCGGGCGCGGCGTCCACCGACGGTGCCGGCGCGCACGCGGTGCTCCGCTCGGGCGGAGAACTTTTCCTCCCGCTGGAAGGGGTCATCGATCTTGACAACGAGCGCGGGCGCATCCGAGCGGAGTTGGAGCGTACGGCCAATCTGCTCGCGCGGAGCCGCGGGAAGCTTGAGAACGCCGGTTTCCTCGGTAACGCACCCGAGGAGGTCATCGCACGGGAGCGGGAGAAAGTGACGTCACTGGGAGAACAGCGAGCTCGCCTCGAGGAGAAGCTCCGATCGCTGCGGGTGGGAGTCTGA
- the msrP gene encoding protein-methionine-sulfoxide reductase catalytic subunit MsrP yields the protein MANIHIPPGWRLKESEATPESVYLDRRQFVARMGGGAVLAAASLACRPGGAAEAQQRGPLDNIPDTPTADLYPAAVNDPRFTPGDRHKEVSPEEIVATYNNFYEFGTDKDGVWRNVGPFEARPWALEVTGLVENPGVYDLVELERAFPLEERIYRHRCVERWSVVVPWIGFPLARLLERVQPQNDARYVGFVTFNRPEQAFGQKTQSWYKWPYYEGLRMDEAMNELAFVVTGMYGHPLQKQNGAPVRIHVPWKYGYKSPKSIVRIDITDEMPTTFWNDLQPSEYGFYSNVDPDVPHPRWSQAQEEIVGTGQRVPTLPFNGYGEWVGELYDGRVTPVGDVPHAR from the coding sequence ATGGCGAACATTCATATTCCGCCCGGCTGGCGGCTCAAGGAGAGCGAAGCGACACCGGAGTCGGTGTACCTCGACCGGCGGCAGTTCGTGGCCCGCATGGGCGGGGGGGCGGTCCTTGCCGCGGCCTCGCTGGCATGCCGGCCGGGAGGGGCGGCGGAAGCTCAGCAGCGCGGCCCCCTCGACAACATCCCGGACACCCCGACCGCGGATCTCTATCCCGCGGCCGTGAACGATCCGCGCTTCACGCCCGGCGACCGCCACAAGGAGGTTTCGCCCGAGGAGATCGTGGCCACGTACAACAACTTCTACGAGTTCGGCACGGACAAGGACGGCGTGTGGCGCAACGTGGGCCCGTTCGAAGCCCGTCCGTGGGCGCTGGAAGTCACGGGCCTCGTCGAGAACCCGGGCGTCTACGACCTCGTGGAGCTGGAACGCGCCTTCCCGCTCGAGGAACGGATCTACCGGCACCGCTGCGTGGAGCGCTGGTCCGTCGTCGTGCCCTGGATCGGCTTCCCGCTCGCCCGGCTGCTGGAGCGGGTGCAGCCGCAGAACGATGCCCGCTACGTCGGCTTCGTGACATTCAACCGGCCGGAGCAGGCCTTCGGCCAGAAGACGCAGAGCTGGTACAAGTGGCCCTACTACGAAGGGCTTCGCATGGACGAGGCGATGAACGAACTCGCTTTCGTCGTGACGGGCATGTACGGCCATCCACTGCAGAAGCAGAACGGCGCTCCGGTCCGCATCCATGTGCCCTGGAAGTACGGATACAAGAGCCCCAAGAGCATCGTCCGCATCGACATCACCGACGAGATGCCGACGACCTTCTGGAACGACCTCCAGCCGTCCGAGTACGGCTTCTATTCGAACGTGGACCCGGACGTGCCTCATCCCCGCTGGTCCCAGGCGCAGGAGGAGATCGTCGGCACGGGGCAACGGGTTCCGACGCTCCCGTTCAACGGCTACGGCGAGTGGGTAGGAGAGCTCTACGACGGTCGCGTGACGCCGGTCGGAGACGTGCCGCACGCCCGCTGA
- the purH gene encoding bifunctional phosphoribosylaminoimidazolecarboxamide formyltransferase/IMP cyclohydrolase, whose product MPTALVSVSDKSGIEEFCAGLIARGWEIASTGGTMRALRAAGLEVRGVSDLTGHPEMLGGRVKTLHPRVHGGILARREVPDDLDQLAAHGMVPIDLVAVNLYPFRETVADGDVKLGEALEQIDIGGPTMLRASAKNHPSVWSVCDPADYGRVLEAIDAGDAPQTAELRRELAVKVFGHTAAYDAAITRYLTQLDGAEGSPDLPAGETVLPLDRVQPLRYGENPDQKAAFFRDGSGPLRGIPALAQLHGRELSFNNILDVDGALTAIAPFVSGERAACAILKHSTPCGLAVGASPLEAYEKALACDPVSAFGSVIAFTDPLTEVVAEALSRNFVECVVAPEYSEEALRLLRAKKNIRILKPGAGSALDAGGHLREGVEVRGVRGGVLMQAAPRPAREVDREAHVPTARAPSDAEWDDLAFAWSAVQSVKSNAILLVRDGASIGIGAGQMSRVDSVEISIRKARAQGFDVAGAVLGSDAFFPFRDGIDAAAGAGVTAIAQPGGSKRDAEVIEAANEHGMAMVFTGRRLFRH is encoded by the coding sequence ATGCCGACTGCGCTCGTGAGCGTTTCGGACAAGTCGGGAATCGAGGAATTCTGTGCGGGATTGATCGCTCGGGGCTGGGAGATCGCATCCACGGGCGGGACGATGCGGGCGCTGCGCGCGGCGGGGCTCGAGGTCCGCGGCGTGAGCGACCTCACCGGCCATCCGGAGATGCTCGGCGGTCGCGTGAAGACGCTCCACCCGAGGGTGCACGGCGGGATCCTCGCCCGGCGCGAGGTACCGGACGATCTGGATCAACTCGCCGCGCACGGCATGGTTCCGATCGACCTCGTGGCCGTGAACCTGTACCCCTTCCGCGAGACCGTGGCCGACGGGGACGTGAAGCTCGGGGAAGCGCTGGAGCAGATCGACATCGGCGGCCCGACGATGCTCCGGGCGTCGGCAAAGAACCATCCATCCGTCTGGTCGGTCTGCGACCCGGCCGACTACGGGCGCGTGCTCGAGGCCATCGATGCCGGGGACGCGCCGCAGACGGCGGAGCTGCGGCGTGAGCTGGCGGTGAAGGTGTTCGGGCACACCGCGGCCTACGACGCGGCGATCACGCGCTACCTGACCCAGCTTGACGGCGCGGAGGGTTCGCCGGACCTCCCGGCGGGGGAGACCGTCCTCCCGCTCGACCGCGTGCAACCGCTACGGTACGGGGAGAACCCGGACCAGAAGGCCGCCTTCTTCCGCGACGGATCCGGTCCGCTGCGCGGGATTCCCGCGCTCGCGCAACTCCACGGGCGGGAACTCTCGTTCAACAACATTCTCGATGTGGACGGGGCCCTCACGGCGATCGCGCCCTTCGTGTCCGGAGAGCGCGCCGCCTGCGCGATCCTCAAGCACTCGACGCCGTGCGGCCTCGCCGTCGGCGCGTCCCCGCTGGAGGCCTACGAGAAGGCGCTCGCCTGCGATCCCGTTTCGGCGTTCGGCTCGGTCATCGCCTTCACGGATCCACTCACGGAGGTTGTCGCGGAAGCCCTCTCGCGGAACTTCGTGGAGTGCGTCGTGGCGCCGGAATACTCGGAGGAGGCGCTCCGCCTCCTGCGGGCGAAGAAGAACATCCGGATTCTGAAGCCCGGGGCGGGCTCGGCGCTGGACGCGGGCGGCCATCTGCGGGAAGGGGTCGAGGTGCGCGGCGTCCGCGGCGGGGTTCTGATGCAGGCGGCCCCGCGCCCGGCACGCGAGGTGGATCGGGAGGCGCACGTCCCCACGGCGCGGGCCCCGAGCGACGCGGAATGGGACGATCTCGCGTTCGCCTGGTCCGCGGTGCAGAGCGTGAAGTCGAACGCGATCCTGCTGGTGCGCGATGGAGCGTCGATCGGGATCGGCGCGGGCCAGATGAGCCGCGTCGACTCGGTGGAGATCTCGATCCGCAAGGCCCGGGCGCAGGGGTTCGACGTGGCGGGCGCCGTCCTCGGGTCGGACGCGTTCTTCCCCTTCCGCGACGGCATCGATGCGGCGGCGGGCGCGGGAGTGACGGCGATCGCGCAGCCGGGCGGGTCGAAGCGCGATGCGGAGGTCATCGAGGCCGCGAACGAGCACGGCATGGCGATGGTTTTCACCGGACGGCGGCTCTTCCGGCACTAG
- the purN gene encoding phosphoribosylglycinamide formyltransferase codes for MSDAVRIAVLASGGGSNFQALVDRFHRADVPDREIAGVIASREGAGVLERARRIGVASAVSPPVSTSDELATFLRRTLDEWRSDIVVLAGYMKLVPESLVRAWWGRILNIHPALLPSFGGQGMYGARVHRAVIEAGVRITGATVHFVDEAYDRGPVLCQWPVPVLAGDTPESVAARVLKVEHRILPAAVEALASGAVRLEADRRVHWVREWFETETFTNREG; via the coding sequence ATGTCTGACGCCGTGCGGATCGCGGTCCTCGCGTCGGGAGGCGGTTCCAACTTCCAGGCGCTCGTTGACCGCTTCCACCGCGCAGACGTTCCCGACCGCGAGATCGCTGGCGTGATCGCCAGCCGCGAGGGAGCCGGCGTCCTCGAGCGGGCGCGCCGGATCGGGGTGGCATCGGCGGTCTCGCCGCCGGTATCGACGAGTGACGAACTGGCGACGTTCCTACGCCGCACGCTGGACGAATGGCGAAGCGACATCGTGGTCCTGGCCGGTTACATGAAACTGGTGCCCGAGTCCCTCGTGCGGGCCTGGTGGGGACGGATCCTGAACATCCATCCCGCGCTTCTGCCTTCGTTCGGAGGCCAGGGGATGTACGGCGCCCGCGTGCACCGGGCGGTCATCGAGGCCGGCGTCCGGATCACCGGAGCGACCGTCCACTTCGTTGACGAGGCGTACGACCGGGGGCCGGTCCTGTGCCAGTGGCCCGTACCCGTGCTCGCGGGCGATACTCCGGAATCCGTCGCCGCCCGCGTGCTTAAGGTCGAGCACCGGATCCTGCCCGCGGCGGTCGAAGCGCTGGCTTCGGGGGCGGTCCGGCTGGAGGCGGACCGCCGGGTCCACTGGGTTCGCGAATGGTTCGAGACGGAGACGTTCACCAACCGGGAAGGATGA
- the selA gene encoding L-seryl-tRNA(Sec) selenium transferase, protein MRDPRRRLPSMDALLRESEVAVWIDRYGRETVKDSLRRVLDRTRAEGGAEPSVPVDLLRVAERDLEARARPSLRRTLNGTGIVLHTNLGRAPLADAAGRAQAEAAAYGNVELSLATGRRGSRYDHCGEIVCELTGAGAAIIANNNAAAVSLVVNELARGREVLVSRGELVEIGGTFRIPDVVERSGGRLREVGTTNRTRVSDYAAAIDESTGLILRVHPSNYRVEGFSARPELPALVALARERAIPLAHDLGSGLLDADLLPGFPEGPTARGSLAAGVDLATWSGDKLLGGPQAGIIAGDAALIGRLRRNPLLRAFRVDKTTLAALEATLMLYRDPDLAVRRVPVLRMLREPAEAVEVRAAAARPDPPQRSGARVDVIRTEAMVGGGAFPGFAIPSAGWAVTGVDVERLAVECRAGPVPLIGRIERAAFIVDMRTLPGEETARAAEALAAALNRLADV, encoded by the coding sequence ATGAGGGACCCGCGCCGCCGGCTCCCCTCCATGGACGCACTCCTCAGGGAGTCCGAAGTCGCCGTCTGGATCGATCGCTACGGCCGCGAAACGGTCAAAGACTCGCTCCGCCGGGTCCTGGACCGCACCCGCGCGGAAGGCGGTGCGGAGCCGTCCGTTCCGGTCGATCTCCTTCGGGTCGCGGAACGCGATCTGGAGGCGCGAGCCCGGCCCTCGCTTCGGCGGACGCTCAACGGAACCGGCATCGTGCTCCACACCAACCTCGGCCGGGCGCCGCTCGCCGACGCTGCGGGTCGCGCCCAGGCGGAGGCCGCGGCTTACGGGAATGTCGAGCTCTCCCTCGCGACGGGCCGCCGCGGCTCCAGGTACGATCACTGCGGCGAAATCGTCTGTGAACTAACGGGTGCGGGCGCGGCGATCATCGCGAACAACAACGCAGCGGCCGTGTCGCTCGTCGTGAACGAACTGGCACGGGGCCGCGAGGTGCTCGTGTCGCGCGGGGAACTGGTCGAAATCGGAGGCACGTTCAGGATCCCCGATGTCGTGGAACGGAGCGGCGGCCGGTTGAGAGAGGTCGGCACGACGAACCGGACGAGAGTGTCCGACTACGCGGCGGCCATCGACGAATCGACCGGGCTCATTCTGCGGGTCCACCCCTCGAACTACCGGGTCGAGGGGTTCTCGGCGCGCCCGGAGCTCCCGGCACTGGTTGCTCTCGCGCGGGAGCGCGCGATCCCGCTCGCGCACGATCTCGGCTCCGGGTTGCTCGATGCGGATCTCCTGCCGGGATTCCCGGAGGGGCCCACCGCCCGGGGGTCGCTGGCCGCGGGCGTCGACCTCGCGACCTGGAGCGGCGACAAGCTCCTCGGGGGCCCGCAGGCCGGGATCATCGCGGGCGACGCGGCGTTGATCGGGCGGCTGCGCCGGAATCCGCTGCTGCGGGCGTTCCGGGTGGACAAGACGACGCTCGCCGCCCTCGAAGCCACGCTGATGCTGTACCGCGACCCGGATCTCGCCGTCCGGCGCGTGCCGGTGCTGCGGATGCTTCGCGAACCGGCGGAGGCGGTCGAAGTCCGAGCGGCCGCCGCGCGCCCCGATCCTCCACAGCGAAGCGGCGCGCGCGTCGACGTGATCCGGACCGAAGCGATGGTCGGAGGGGGCGCCTTTCCGGGGTTCGCGATTCCTTCGGCGGGGTGGGCCGTGACGGGGGTCGACGTCGAGCGGCTCGCGGTGGAGTGCCGCGCCGGCCCGGTCCCGCTCATCGGCCGTATCGAGCGTGCGGCGTTCATCGTCGATATGCGGACGCTCCCCGGCGAGGAAACGGCCAGGGCCGCGGAAGCTCTCGCCGCGGCGCTCAACCGGCTTGCCGATGTCTGA